Proteins encoded in a region of the Paenibacillus pedocola genome:
- a CDS encoding SGNH/GDSL hydrolase family protein: protein MSISWSKPNKIILFQGDSITDGNRGRDEDPNHVHGHGYAYLIASKLGSELAEQKPVFYNRGISGDRISDLYARWNEDAIYLQPDVLSILIGVNDIWRALKGEPGGITDRYERAYRHVLEETRGVLPQTKLVLMEPFILNTGAPAEDWPQWHEQITRYQQIVRKLAEEFNTVFVPLQEVFEAAAQRADNAYWLWDGVHPTTAGHDLIAKQWLSVVEKSGILND, encoded by the coding sequence ATGTCAATTTCATGGTCCAAACCGAACAAGATCATTCTGTTTCAGGGAGATTCCATTACCGACGGCAACCGCGGGCGTGATGAGGACCCCAACCATGTTCATGGACACGGCTACGCTTATCTTATCGCGTCCAAGCTGGGCAGTGAGCTGGCAGAACAGAAGCCGGTATTCTACAACCGCGGAATCAGTGGAGACCGGATCTCAGATCTTTATGCGCGCTGGAACGAGGACGCCATCTATCTGCAGCCGGATGTGCTCAGCATTCTGATCGGGGTCAATGATATCTGGAGAGCTCTGAAGGGCGAGCCGGGCGGGATCACAGACCGTTATGAACGCGCTTACCGCCATGTGCTGGAGGAGACGCGCGGGGTGCTGCCGCAGACGAAGCTCGTGCTGATGGAACCGTTCATCCTGAATACAGGCGCACCGGCGGAGGACTGGCCGCAATGGCATGAACAGATAACCCGTTACCAGCAGATTGTGCGTAAGCTGGCAGAGGAGTTTAATACGGTGTTTGTTCCGCTTCAGGAAGTGTTTGAGGCTGCCGCACAGCGGGCGGATAACGCCTACTGGCTGTGGGACGGTGTACATCCGACAACAGCCGGACACGATCTGATTGCTAAGCAGTGGCTGAGTGTGGTAGAGAAAAGCGGTATTCTGAACGATTAA
- a CDS encoding sensor histidine kinase, with protein MSTLRKWSTQVWGKLSDIFYRVSIKQRVLLSFILLITLSISAMGILTYRIAGKEIQNNAFAASRETVDKTMQLLDYRLNDVAMSVQSLMLSDAYRQMMLDVQAHDVTNYYVRLSELQYVLSQTTFNEPMIENVLIATPIGDFYSTTQVRAQDNSFYGSELYDNSKRNPGGYWAKGHYDRLFTGNQRVVSFVVRGIYDYTPITNVFIVVNLRENRIASLLGQNTAKNERQYLLINKEGEEVVQSSWNPQQDPVKDPKFLQDRSKGSEGNFFYTSDGEEYLMNYKQSAVAPDWTLAGVQSKDQLLGQLKGIQRTIIIVILIFLLTTWFFSNKLTAALLRPLFKLSRLMRRVEENQLSVSFESKYQDEIAQVGFQFNRMMAEIKTLIEDVRKNEEGKRQAEIRALTAQMEPHFLYNTLNTIYCKSVMGENDDVNEMILSLSQMFQLGLSGGKDLIPLEDELSHVQQYCAIQQKCYEDLFEYQVLIEEEELLSVPIPKILLQPIVENSIQHGFADRRTGGVIRVRIVLKDSMLHIVVEDNGRGMDAAKVEQGMRKREVSKKGYALVNIRHRLKLYYGAEARMELSGEAGMGSRTDLWIPLSPLGGEEETYGLSAG; from the coding sequence ATGAGTACCCTAAGGAAATGGAGCACGCAGGTCTGGGGGAAGCTTAGCGATATTTTTTACCGGGTGTCTATCAAACAGCGGGTGCTGCTGTCTTTTATATTGTTGATAACGCTGTCAATTAGTGCGATGGGTATCCTGACCTACCGGATTGCCGGTAAAGAGATCCAAAATAATGCCTTTGCAGCCAGCAGGGAAACGGTGGACAAGACGATGCAGCTGCTGGATTACCGGCTGAATGATGTGGCAATGTCCGTTCAGTCGCTGATGCTGAGTGATGCCTACAGGCAGATGATGCTGGATGTGCAGGCTCATGATGTGACCAATTACTATGTGCGCCTGTCGGAGCTGCAATATGTTCTTTCCCAGACTACCTTTAATGAGCCGATGATTGAGAACGTTCTCATTGCCACGCCGATTGGCGATTTTTATTCAACGACACAGGTCCGTGCGCAGGACAATTCATTTTACGGTTCGGAATTGTATGACAACAGTAAAAGAAACCCTGGCGGTTACTGGGCTAAAGGCCATTACGACCGGCTGTTTACAGGCAATCAGCGGGTAGTTTCTTTTGTTGTACGGGGGATATATGATTATACACCCATTACCAATGTGTTCATTGTAGTAAACCTTAGAGAGAACAGGATCGCCTCATTGCTTGGTCAGAATACCGCCAAAAATGAGCGGCAATACCTGCTGATTAATAAAGAAGGGGAAGAGGTTGTACAGAGCAGCTGGAACCCGCAGCAGGACCCGGTGAAGGATCCGAAGTTTCTGCAGGACCGCTCCAAGGGTAGTGAAGGCAATTTCTTTTACACCTCTGATGGCGAGGAATATTTAATGAATTACAAGCAGTCGGCTGTGGCTCCGGACTGGACGCTGGCCGGAGTGCAGTCCAAGGATCAGCTTCTGGGGCAGCTCAAAGGAATCCAGCGGACAATTATCATCGTAATCCTGATATTTCTGCTGACCACCTGGTTTTTCTCGAATAAGCTTACGGCCGCGCTCCTGAGACCGTTGTTTAAGCTGAGCAGGCTGATGCGCAGGGTGGAGGAGAATCAGCTTAGCGTATCTTTTGAGAGTAAATATCAGGATGAGATTGCCCAGGTCGGCTTCCAGTTTAACCGGATGATGGCGGAGATCAAAACTCTGATCGAGGATGTGCGCAAGAATGAAGAGGGCAAACGTCAGGCAGAGATCCGGGCGCTGACTGCGCAGATGGAGCCCCATTTTCTCTATAACACGCTGAATACGATCTACTGCAAATCTGTTATGGGTGAAAATGATGATGTCAATGAGATGATTCTGTCTTTGTCGCAGATGTTCCAGCTGGGGCTCAGCGGCGGCAAGGATCTGATTCCACTGGAGGATGAGCTGTCGCATGTGCAGCAGTACTGTGCTATCCAGCAAAAATGCTATGAGGATCTGTTCGAGTATCAGGTGCTGATCGAAGAGGAGGAGCTGCTGTCTGTTCCCATACCGAAAATACTGCTGCAGCCGATTGTCGAGAACAGCATTCAACACGGGTTTGCCGACCGCAGGACAGGCGGCGTGATCCGCGTGCGGATTGTGCTGAAGGATTCCATGCTGCATATTGTCGTGGAGGACAACGGCAGGGGAATGGATGCTGCCAAAGTAGAACAGGGGATGCGCAAGCGGGAGGTTTCCAAAAAAGGCTATGCTTTGGTCAATATCAGGCATCGGCTGAAGCTCTATTACGGCGCTGAAGCCCGGATGGAGCTGTCCGGTGAGGCTGGTATGGGCTCCCGTACCGATTTATGGATACCGCTCAGTCCGCTTGGGGGAGAGGAAGAAACTTATGGATTATCCGCAGGCTAA
- a CDS encoding aldo/keto reductase family protein: MKYRRLGNTGLKVSEIGLGSWLTYGTAAEQQAADACVAKAFECGINFFDTANAYNRGEGEKAIGAALRPYKRSDYVLSTKVFFPMGDGVNDRGLSRKHIMEQCEASLRRLGTDYIDIYFCHRFDHETPLEETLRALDDLTAQGKILYSAVSEWSAAQIVSASGISSRLNLRPLAANQPIYNMFERYIEQEVLEVSKQAGLGQVVFSPLAQGILTGKYKPGQQAPAGTRGADDSVNGVIRSYLRDDVLGVVAQLDEVAEGLGVKLSQLALAWILRQPGVSSALIGASKPGQVEENARAVEIVLQPETLETIDRLLGQVADFAPAR, translated from the coding sequence GTGAAGTATAGACGACTTGGTAATACTGGCCTGAAGGTCAGCGAGATCGGCCTGGGCAGCTGGCTGACTTACGGAACGGCGGCAGAGCAGCAGGCAGCCGATGCTTGTGTGGCCAAAGCTTTTGAATGCGGTATCAATTTCTTTGACACTGCCAACGCATACAACCGCGGAGAAGGGGAAAAAGCGATCGGAGCCGCGCTCCGTCCGTATAAGCGCTCGGATTACGTGCTGAGCACCAAAGTGTTTTTTCCTATGGGGGACGGTGTGAACGACCGCGGCCTGTCACGCAAGCACATCATGGAGCAATGCGAAGCCAGCCTGCGGCGTCTCGGCACCGATTACATCGACATCTATTTCTGCCACCGTTTTGATCATGAGACTCCGCTGGAAGAAACGCTGCGCGCACTGGATGACCTTACGGCCCAGGGGAAAATTCTCTACTCCGCTGTCAGCGAGTGGAGCGCAGCGCAGATCGTTAGCGCCAGCGGTATCAGCAGCAGGCTGAATCTGCGTCCGCTGGCGGCGAATCAGCCGATCTATAACATGTTCGAGCGCTACATCGAACAAGAAGTGCTTGAAGTGTCCAAGCAGGCCGGACTTGGACAGGTAGTCTTCTCTCCGCTGGCGCAGGGTATCCTGACCGGCAAATACAAGCCGGGCCAGCAGGCTCCGGCAGGGACCCGCGGTGCCGACGACTCGGTCAATGGCGTCATCCGCAGCTACCTGCGCGACGATGTGCTGGGCGTTGTTGCCCAGCTGGATGAAGTCGCAGAAGGCCTCGGCGTGAAGCTGTCACAGCTGGCCCTGGCCTGGATTCTCCGCCAGCCCGGTGTCAGCTCGGCGCTGATCGGAGCGAGCAAGCCCGGCCAGGTGGAAGAAAATGCCCGGGCTGTGGAAATCGTGCTCCAGCCGGAAACGCTGGAGACCATCGACCGCCTCCTCGGACAAGTGGCAGACTTTGCTCCGGCGAGATAA